A window of Cellulosimicrobium protaetiae genomic DNA:
GGCAGCAGCGGGAAGATGATGTTCCCCGTGCCGGAGCCGGCGCAGAACACGAACGTCATGAGCGGGGCGAGGAAGTTCACCATGCTCGGGCGCGAGCGGATCACCTTCTCCGCCAGGACGACGAGATAGTCGATGCCGCCTGCCGACTGCATCGCGGAGGCCGCCGTGATGACGGCCAGGATGACGAGGATCGCCTCCCACGGGATGTCGCCCGGCTGCTCCCGGAAGACGAAGACGAGGACGACGACGCCGACCGCGCCCCACAGACCGAGGCCGACTCCGCCCATCCGGACGCCCAGGTAGATCGCTGCGACGACGACGAGCGCCTCCAGCACGAGGACGAGAGTGTCCACGGCGGTCCCTTCCCCTGCTCTCGTGGGCCCGACGGCCCCGTGGTCCGCGCCGGGCGCTCCGCCGCGGCGGGCGGGCTCAGCCCTGCGCGAGCGCCTGGAGCAGGAGCGCCTGCGCGAGCGCCATGTGCTCGATCTCGCTCGGGTCGACGGACTCGTCCGGCCCGTGGATCGCCGCGTGCTGCGCGTCCTGCGGGCCGACGAGCACGAAGTCCGCCTGCGGCGCGACCGACCGCAGCGTGTCGAGGAGCGGGATGGACCCGCCCGACCCGACCGTCTCGACCGGGCGGCCGTACGACGTCGCGAGGGCCTCGCGCATGAGGCCGAACGCGCGCCCGTCGGTCGGCTGCGAGAACGGCGGGGACTTCTTGTCCTCCGTGACCGTCACCCGCGCGTTCCCGGGGACGTGGGCCTTGAGGTGGGCGATCAGCGCGTCCATGGCGTCCTGCGGGTCCTGGCCCGGCGGGATGCGCATCGCGACGACGGCCTTGGCGCGCGGCTGGAGCACGTTCGACGCCTCGGCCGTGCTCGTGACGTCCATGCCGAGGACGCTCACGGTCGGCCGCGCCCACAGCCGGGACGCGATCCGGCCCGTCCCCACGAGGTCGACGCCGTCGAGCACCCCGGCGTTCGAGCGCAGCATCTCCTCGGTGTAGTCGGCGCCCTCCCACTCGCCCGACGCGACCCCCTCGACCGCGCACGCGCCGTCGTCGTCCACGAGCGTGGCGAGCGCCCGGACCAGCGCCATGAGCGCGTCGGGTGCCGCGCCGCCGAACAGGCCGGAGTGGACGGGCGCCGCCAGGGTCTCGACCTCGATGACCGCCTTCACGTGCCCGCGCAGGCCGACGCTGAGCACCGGTTCCCCGACGACGAGGTTCCCCATGTCCGCGACGACCATGACGTCGGCCTGGAAGTCGGCCGGGTGCGCCTCCACGTGCGCCTCCAGGTGCGAGACCGTCTCCTCCTCACCCTCGACCACGAGCCGGACCCCGACCGGCGGCTTCCCGTCGAACGCGGCGAGCGTCGCGAGATGGATCGCCACGCCGCCCTTGTCGTCCGCCGCGCCGCGGCCGTGCAGCCGCCCGTCGACCCACGTCGGCTGCCACGGGTCGGTCGCCCACTGCTGCGACGCCGGCACGGGCTGGACGTCGTAGTGCGCGTACAGCAGCACGGTGGGCCTGCCGGGCGGTGCCGGGATGTCCGCCGTCACCGCGGGGTAGCCGCCGTCCACCGGCGTCACGCGCGCCTCGACGCCGTAGCGGCCGAACGCGTCCACGACCCGCTGCGCGGCCGCGTGCACCGGCTCCGACGGGAAGCCGGGGAACGCGCACGACGGGATCGCGACGAGCGCCTCCAGCTCGGCGAGCACCTCCGGCATCAGCCCCGCGACCTTCGGTCGCAGCGCGGAGTCGTCGAGGTGGACGGGCGGGGTGGTCGAGGCCGCGCCCGGGGCGCCGTCGCCGGTCAGGTCGGTCATGATCCAGACGGTAGACCTGACCAGGGGCGACGGCACGGTGAACGGGGCGCGGGTACGGTCGCCCGGGAGGTGGTGCACGTGCCGGACCCACGCGGTGCCGCCCGGTCGCTCGCCGGGGCCGTGGCCGTCGTCGTGCTGCTCGGGGCGTGCGCGACGGCACCCGACGGCGGGCCGGAGACGCGACCGGCGACGGGTCCGGTGCCCGGGCCCTCTGCACCGGCGCTCCCGCCGGTGGACGGGACGCTGGACTACCAGCTCGGAGGGCCCTCCGAGACGGTCGATACCGGCTCCGGCCCGGTCACGCCGGACGTCGTCGTGCGCGACGCAGGCGCCGCGCCGCTGCCGGGCGCGTACTCGGTCTGCTACGTGAACGGGTTCCAGACCCAGCCCGACGCCGCCGCCCTGTGGGCCGACCACGAGGACCTGCTGCTCCACGACGCCGCCGGAGAGCCCGTCGTCGACCCCGACTGGCCGGACGAGCACGTCCTCGACCCGTCCACCGCCGTGCAGCGCGAGGGGATCCTCGCGATCCTCGGCCCCGTGGTGTCGGGCTGCGCGGACGACGGGTTCGACGCCGTCGAGATCGACAACCTCGACACGTGGACACGGTTCGACGCGATCGACGAGGACGGCGCCCACGCGCTCGCGCGCACGTACGTCGGCCTCGCGCACGACGCCGGGCTCGCGGTCGCGCAGAAGAACGCGGCGGAGATCGCGGGGGTCGCGCGCGATGACCTCGGCTTCGACTTCGCCGTCACCGAGGAGTGCGCGGTCTTCGACGAGTGCTCCGCCTACACCGACGTCTACGGCGACCACGTGCTCCAGGTCGAGTACCCCGACGCTCTCGGCGCCGCGGGCCTCACCTTCGACGACGTCTGCGCCCGGGACGACCGCGCCCCGCTCACCGTCCTGCGCGACCGCGACCTCGTCACCCCCGACGACCCCGGCTACGTCTACGTGACGTGCTGACCACGATGGCGAGGAGTGTGGGCCAGCAGCGCCGAGTGCGAGCAGCAGCCGCGTGGTAGCGGTGGCCCCGGCACTCTGGTGCACTGTCCGGTGTGAGCGCACAGACTCCTGCCGGGGCGGCTCTCCGGGAACTCGTTCCAGAGCTGATGGCCGGGTACGACGACATCGTGTGGGAGTTCGACGACGAATCCGACGGCCTCTGCGTCGTCATGAGCCCGGTCGGAGCGCCTGAGCGTGTCGCGCGGGTGCTCGTCCACCGCGGCGAGGAGGTCTTCGCGCTGCAGTTCGGCTCCCACGTAGGAGTGACGTTCGAGTATGAGCCGGACGAGAAGCCGGACGAGCTCCGCGATCGGCTCGCCACCGCGGTTGCCACGGTCCGCGGACCCAGTCGCCTCGTCCTGACCTTTGCCGGCTCGACGCAGACACGGAGCGAGCTCGTGCTCGCACCCGATTCGCCCGACGAGCACAGCGACGGCGTCTGGATGGAGCGGCAGACCGCCGAGATTCTCTGGCGTGTGCGACGGCGCCGACTTCGGCGAGAGGTGCGTGACTTTCCCAGGCTCTAGCGTGCCCGCCGGTCTGCTCAGCGAGGCCACGCCAGCGATCGAGCCGTCACCAACCGTCGGGGGTGAGCAGCTTGCGGATCCGCTTCTCGCTCACCGGGCCGTCGGTGCCGAGCTGTTGCGCGAACAGCGACACGCGCAGTTCCTCGACCAGCCACCGGACCTCGGCCAGGTCCGCCGCGCGGACGGGGTCGGCCGGGCCCTGCGCGTAGGCGGCGCGGGCGCGCTGGTAGGCCTCCTCGACGTCGTGCACGCGCCACGCGAGCTCGGCGTCGCGGTGCGGGTTGCCCTGCGCCTTCTCCAGCCGGTATGACGCCGCGCGCAGGTAGCGCGTCAGGTGCGGCAGGCGGCGGGGCGGGGTCTGGGAGACGAAGCCGTCGTGGACCAGGTCCGCGGCCTGGTCGCGCAGGTCCGTGAGCGTGTTGAGCAGCGCGAGGCTGTTCGACGCGCGGATCTCCGCGTCGAGGTTCCGCGACGCCGTGAGCGCGGCGACGACGTGCCCGACCACCTGGTGCACGTGCTCCTCCAGGTGCGACCGGACGAACGTGCGCGCGGCCGCGTAGGCCTCGGCGTCGCGGATCGTCGCGGCGTCCGGCTGCTTCCCGTACGGCCCGCTGCCCCCGCTCGTCAGCGCGATCACCGCGGCGAGCTGCAGGTCGGCGACGAGCGCGTCCGTGTTCCGGTACGGGCTGGCCGCCAGCGTGAGCGACTGCGTCCCGTTCCACCGGCTCGTGATGCGCCCCGTCTGGAGCGCCGTCTCGGACAGCAGCAGACGCCGCACCCCCCGCGCGTGCTCGCGCGCCTGCGCATTCGGGTCGGCCAGCACGCGCAGCGCGACCGTGGGCTTCCCCTTCGCGTCCTGCTCCTCGACGACCGCGGGGTACCCCCGCACGACCACCCCACCCCCGAGGTCCGTCGACACCGTCGCCGGGAGTCGGCCGTCGCTCAGGTCGTCGGGCCAGGTGGTCAGGTTCGCGCGTTCGGTCACCAGGGCGGCCGTGGTCGCGTCCGCGGTGGGGGTGGCGTCGGTGCTCGGAGCTGCCGCGCCGTCGCCGCGGTCGTTCGGGCGCGGGTTCACGAGCGCGGCTTGACGCTCTGTCGCATCCGACGCCGCCCCCACCGCTCGTCCGGCTGCTCGCCCTGGTGAGCCGGTCGCCCCCGGCGACCGTGCGCCGTCGGGCGACGAGCCCTGGCTGCGGGAAGGTGAGCCCTCCGCCGCCGAACCCGACCCAGAGACCGACGCACCCGACCCCGGAACCGCTCCCGAAGCCGCCTCGCGAAGAGCAGCACCCACCGCGCCCTTGACCGCCGCGCGGACCGCGGCCTGGTTCTGGGCGGCGAGACGGCGCTGGAGCGCGAGGAGGTCCTTCGACTCGTCGAGGACGACGGACCCGCCGCGGCCGCGGGGGTCCTCGACGCGGAACGTCATGCGCAGGTGCGCCGGGAGGCGCGCCTCCTGCTCGGGGCTCCACGCGTCGTCGGGGATGACGACGTCGCGCAGGGCGCGGACGGCGCGCGTGAACGCGACGTGGAACGGCTCGGCCATGTCGCCCGCGCGGGCCATGTCCTCCCACGCGGGCGTGTGCGCGCGCAGCCAGGCGACGACCTCGCGCGCGACGTCCGGCGCGGGCACGAGCTGGACGCGGACCGGCTTGGGCAGCGAGCGGATCGTCGCCGTGGCGAGCTCGTCGAGCAGGCCGGGCACCATCCAGTCGAACCCGTCGGGGACGACGCGGTTGAGGACCGAGATCGGGACGTGCGCGGTGACGCCGTCGGCCTCGGTCCCGGGCTGGAACTGGTACGTGAGCGGGAGGGTGAGCTCGCCCTGGGGCCAGGTCTCGGGGAACTGGGAGGTGTCGATCTGCTCGGCGTCGGGCACGAGCTGTTCGAGCGTGAAGGTGAGCAGGTCGGGGTCGCTGCGGCGCGCACCCTTCCACCAGCGGTCGAAGTGCGCGGCGGACACGACGTCGTCGGGCACGCGCTCGTCGTAGAAGGCGAACAGTGCGTCGTCGTCGATGACCAGACCGCGCTGGCG
This region includes:
- a CDS encoding endo alpha-1,4 polygalactosaminidase; this encodes MPDPRGAARSLAGAVAVVVLLGACATAPDGGPETRPATGPVPGPSAPALPPVDGTLDYQLGGPSETVDTGSGPVTPDVVVRDAGAAPLPGAYSVCYVNGFQTQPDAAALWADHEDLLLHDAAGEPVVDPDWPDEHVLDPSTAVQREGILAILGPVVSGCADDGFDAVEIDNLDTWTRFDAIDEDGAHALARTYVGLAHDAGLAVAQKNAAEIAGVARDDLGFDFAVTEECAVFDECSAYTDVYGDHVLQVEYPDALGAAGLTFDDVCARDDRAPLTVLRDRDLVTPDDPGYVYVTC
- a CDS encoding M20/M25/M40 family metallo-hydrolase, encoding MTDLTGDGAPGAASTTPPVHLDDSALRPKVAGLMPEVLAELEALVAIPSCAFPGFPSEPVHAAAQRVVDAFGRYGVEARVTPVDGGYPAVTADIPAPPGRPTVLLYAHYDVQPVPASQQWATDPWQPTWVDGRLHGRGAADDKGGVAIHLATLAAFDGKPPVGVRLVVEGEEETVSHLEAHVEAHPADFQADVMVVADMGNLVVGEPVLSVGLRGHVKAVIEVETLAAPVHSGLFGGAAPDALMALVRALATLVDDDGACAVEGVASGEWEGADYTEEMLRSNAGVLDGVDLVGTGRIASRLWARPTVSVLGMDVTSTAEASNVLQPRAKAVVAMRIPPGQDPQDAMDALIAHLKAHVPGNARVTVTEDKKSPPFSQPTDGRAFGLMREALATSYGRPVETVGSGGSIPLLDTLRSVAPQADFVLVGPQDAQHAAIHGPDESVDPSEIEHMALAQALLLQALAQG